One region of Candidatus Neomarinimicrobiota bacterium genomic DNA includes:
- a CDS encoding zinc-binding dehydrogenase — MKAAVFRKPYSTMEIEDWDTPVPGAREVLIKVAACGVCHTDLHFIDHGVPPLTEPPVILGHEITGTVETVGEAVDSVKKGQRVLVPVVIPCGECTFCQCGKTNLCRERTIPGNKIHGGYAEYVKVPVSGALPLPDEVPLETGAVLADAFGTSFHAIVDVGKIQKGETLLVFGAGGLGTAAIQIAKHAGARVIALDMNPLKLQWAEEMGADETVNSHGIRDLGAHVRDLTDGGVDVAYEAIGAPRTIYQAFTCLGPEGRLIVAGYTRNEVKFPEPNLIFEERSIFGVLGCPVSSYYTLFEHVVAGDYDIEALATKRMPLEEIEKALTSVRSGQTLRTILTPWQD; from the coding sequence ATGAAAGCCGCCGTTTTTCGTAAACCGTACAGCACGATGGAGATTGAAGACTGGGATACACCGGTACCGGGGGCGAGAGAAGTCCTGATCAAAGTTGCGGCCTGCGGAGTCTGCCATACGGATCTCCATTTTATCGATCATGGTGTACCCCCGCTAACGGAACCACCGGTGATTTTGGGGCATGAGATCACCGGGACGGTAGAAACCGTGGGAGAAGCCGTGGATTCGGTTAAAAAAGGTCAACGGGTTCTGGTGCCGGTGGTTATCCCGTGTGGAGAATGTACATTTTGCCAGTGCGGCAAAACCAATCTCTGCCGCGAACGTACCATCCCGGGGAATAAAATTCACGGCGGCTATGCGGAATATGTGAAGGTCCCTGTCAGTGGTGCGCTTCCGCTACCGGATGAAGTTCCACTGGAAACAGGGGCCGTATTGGCGGACGCATTTGGTACCAGCTTTCACGCGATAGTCGACGTTGGAAAAATCCAAAAGGGCGAAACGCTGCTGGTGTTCGGCGCGGGTGGTTTAGGGACTGCTGCAATTCAGATCGCCAAACACGCTGGGGCGCGGGTTATTGCGCTGGATATGAACCCATTGAAACTCCAGTGGGCTGAAGAAATGGGCGCGGACGAAACCGTGAATTCTCACGGCATCCGGGACTTGGGAGCGCACGTCCGGGATCTTACAGATGGGGGCGTCGATGTGGCTTACGAGGCTATCGGTGCGCCGAGAACCATTTACCAGGCGTTTACGTGCCTCGGACCCGAGGGACGCTTGATCGTCGCAGGATACACCCGGAACGAAGTGAAATTTCCGGAGCCCAATCTTATTTTTGAAGAACGGAGCATCTTCGGCGTGCTCGGGTGTCCGGTCAGTTCGTATTATACCTTGTTTGAACACGTTGTTGCAGGTGATTATGATATTGAGGCACTCGCGACCAAACGGATGCCGCTTGAGGAGATAGAGAAGGCGTTGACCAGCGTACGCAGCGGACAAACCCTGCGTACAATCCTCACGCCATGGCAGGATTAG
- a CDS encoding DUF1611 domain-containing protein, with protein MTNSTRLFQPESDAKYLIYAEGKFGAGTSKTANVLLRYQPDKICAVVDSRYTDKTVRDVNSTIDSDIPVVSGIAAGLAYNPTHLIIGVAPSGGQLPEEWLEPLKEAITGGLHIVSGLHSFLCDNAELVNLAKEKDVQLIDLRKPPKIPEVSQGFWRERTVPVVQTIAPDCAFGKLTAAWELKRQFEQRDYSVGFVATGQTGILLNNGGIVVDAVPGDFISAAVEQLIRKELESDPDVIIVEGQGAIYHEGFSAVTLGILHGAMPDAFLFAHRPSCSANDYGFHFPPYRQMINDYERIIEWFKPVHTIGVQLDTSEFSDDTAHALCEDIGHHTGLPATDLVRFPDDSAVDTMIQKLHL; from the coding sequence ATGACGAACTCAACGCGCCTTTTTCAGCCTGAATCCGATGCAAAATATCTCATCTATGCAGAAGGAAAATTCGGCGCCGGTACCTCCAAGACCGCAAACGTCCTGTTACGCTATCAGCCGGACAAAATCTGCGCTGTTGTCGACTCCCGGTATACCGACAAGACGGTCCGGGATGTCAATAGCACCATAGATTCGGATATCCCGGTGGTCTCTGGAATAGCGGCGGGGCTAGCTTACAATCCGACGCACCTGATTATCGGGGTGGCTCCGTCCGGAGGACAGCTGCCGGAGGAATGGCTGGAGCCGTTGAAAGAAGCCATCACCGGCGGACTGCATATCGTCTCCGGCTTACATTCTTTCCTGTGTGATAACGCTGAGCTGGTCAACCTGGCCAAAGAAAAAGACGTACAACTTATCGACCTCCGCAAGCCGCCAAAGATCCCGGAAGTTTCCCAGGGATTCTGGCGGGAGCGGACGGTGCCGGTGGTGCAAACCATTGCCCCGGACTGTGCCTTCGGAAAATTGACTGCGGCGTGGGAGCTGAAGCGTCAGTTTGAGCAGCGGGACTATTCCGTCGGATTTGTTGCCACAGGCCAGACCGGAATCCTGTTGAACAACGGCGGTATTGTAGTTGATGCAGTACCAGGTGACTTTATTTCCGCTGCGGTGGAGCAGCTCATCCGGAAGGAGCTGGAAAGTGATCCGGATGTCATAATTGTGGAGGGACAGGGCGCAATCTATCATGAAGGGTTTTCCGCAGTAACCCTTGGCATTCTACACGGCGCTATGCCGGACGCATTCCTGTTTGCACACCGCCCCAGTTGCAGCGCCAACGATTATGGGTTCCACTTCCCGCCTTACCGCCAGATGATCAACGATTACGAGCGGATTATCGAATGGTTTAAGCCGGTGCATACGATTGGGGTGCAGCTGGATACCAGCGAATTCTCCGACGATACTGCACACGCGCTTTGCGAGGATATAGGTCATCACACAGGGCTGCCCGCTACTGATTTGGTGCGCTTTCCCGACGATTCAGCCGTGGATACCATGATCCAGAAACTGCACCTGTAA
- a CDS encoding PA0069 family radical SAM protein, producing MAQEKNTNRIKGRGATGNPKNRFKELEYDFDTGDNERPATKFYRDASSSIITYNESPDVGFDASINPYRGCEHGCAYCYARPTHEYLGFSAGLDFETRIMVKENAPELLRNELASKSYTPQVLAMSGVTDPYQPIERHIELTRRCLQVLAKCRNPVALITKNHLITRDVDVLLELASYQAAKVHLSISTLDNSLRSFLEPRTSHTDKRLEAIRTLNDSGIPVGVLVAPVIPGLTDHEIPQILQEAASAGAKFAGYIVLRLPFNLKKQFEEWLETNIPNRKEKVLNRIRQMRDGDLNETEFGTRMKGNGKFADQIADLFRLGIQKSKLNQESFPLSTKEFIRPSINGQIHLFHQDAE from the coding sequence ATGGCTCAGGAGAAGAATACTAACAGAATCAAAGGTCGCGGTGCCACCGGGAACCCGAAGAACCGGTTCAAAGAGCTGGAATACGATTTCGATACCGGTGATAATGAACGCCCGGCGACAAAATTTTACCGGGACGCGTCATCTTCTATCATTACCTACAACGAAAGTCCTGACGTGGGATTTGACGCCAGTATCAATCCGTATCGCGGGTGTGAGCACGGCTGTGCGTATTGTTACGCCCGTCCGACGCATGAGTATCTGGGTTTTTCGGCGGGACTGGACTTTGAAACCCGGATCATGGTCAAGGAAAATGCTCCGGAACTCCTTCGGAATGAATTGGCGTCCAAATCGTACACACCACAGGTGCTTGCCATGAGTGGCGTGACCGATCCGTATCAGCCGATTGAGCGGCACATTGAACTGACGCGTCGATGCCTGCAGGTCCTGGCCAAATGTCGGAATCCGGTGGCGCTTATTACTAAAAACCACCTGATTACCAGAGATGTGGATGTGTTGTTGGAATTGGCCTCGTATCAGGCCGCGAAGGTGCACTTATCCATCTCGACGCTGGATAATTCCCTTCGGAGCTTCCTGGAGCCTCGTACTTCCCATACGGACAAGCGCCTGGAGGCAATCCGGACCCTGAATGATTCCGGAATTCCCGTCGGCGTGTTGGTCGCGCCGGTGATTCCCGGTCTGACAGATCACGAAATTCCGCAAATTCTCCAGGAAGCAGCATCCGCCGGTGCGAAATTTGCGGGATACATAGTTCTCCGGCTCCCGTTTAATCTGAAGAAGCAGTTCGAGGAGTGGCTTGAGACCAATATTCCGAACAGGAAGGAGAAAGTCCTGAACAGGATTCGGCAGATGCGGGACGGAGATCTGAACGAAACGGAATTTGGAACGCGCATGAAAGGAAATGGAAAATTCGCTGACCAAATTGCCGATCTATTCCGCCTGGGGATACAAAAATCGAAGCTCAACCAGGAATCGTTTCCGCTCTCCACCAAGGAATTCATACGCCCTTCCATCAATGGGCAAATTCATTTATTTCACCAGGACGCCGAGTAG
- a CDS encoding VOC family protein, whose protein sequence is MKFAHTMIRVFDLEKSLDFYENALGFELDRTSEHESGKFSLAFLDIPNSNAQLELTYNWPREEPYDLGDGYGHIALYVDDMDATVAQIRSAGYELDRGPTTSPSGNKQMAFVKDPDGYAIELLEVS, encoded by the coding sequence ATGAAATTCGCACACACAATGATCCGGGTTTTTGACCTTGAGAAATCTCTGGACTTCTATGAGAATGCCCTCGGATTTGAACTTGACCGGACTTCAGAGCACGAGAGTGGAAAATTCAGCCTTGCTTTCCTCGATATACCGAACAGTAATGCCCAATTGGAACTGACCTACAACTGGCCACGGGAAGAGCCGTACGACCTCGGCGACGGATACGGACACATTGCGCTGTACGTGGACGATATGGATGCCACTGTAGCACAGATTCGATCTGCCGGATACGAATTGGATCGCGGCCCTACGACCTCTCCATCCGGAAATAAACAGATGGCGTTTGTCAAGGACCCGGACGGCTATGCCATTGAATTATTGGAGGTCTCCTGA
- a CDS encoding patatin-like phospholipase family protein, producing MATFIAQTEQYESHAFPGITYRKIKRPKIGLALSGGGMKGIAHAGVLHALRKNDIPIDNITGTSAGSIIGGLYALGYSVEEIDSIAKSIDYETLFIDQTQRRNLFISQKQQASKYLIDVRFDSLRPYIPISITPGQGIGRELTSLYMRSPMNTIRNFDNYRVRFRAVATALETGNRVVIGQGDWVHAIRASMSIPMVLAPVRYQGHRLIDGGVADNIPISLSRDLGADIVIAVDVRAKLYEPKELKNLLTVADQVINILMNTSRDEALDEADIVISPNFQGDVESADTLSAEYIRRGYKAGEQAAKQIRQKIQEVTRTDTNKFTLDRVNIIGNSHLTDGNVLEIARLNQVTFPVRLTGSRIDSSVTYLIGSAYFTNAVAVVKSQGDRNILELQVKENPVTQSVNLSGNTVFPDSILKRHLMAMVGVPYNPQMLEGMLTNLLHRYRRAGYPLARVDSVRWKPENGVISIQVSEGQVNAIRVEGNRISQRFVVTREVNFNPGDPVRNDRVNRSITNIYSTELFDYAGVEFIPAPESDGWDVVFHVLEKRYLSTKFGYKVNNQRGNAGIITLEHQNFRGRGVRVSTELKMGTEEFYAHGHYSSNRLFKSYITYNFAVGYEWDWHRIYEEESDFQISNFTIDRSFVSYSLGHQIARLGLVDFTGKAQRVIIGGPASLGDRYNSDYTLVSLAASSVIDTKDRTVFAQTGNYQMVSYETASKTIAGDRGFSRFELQTDWYFTFLERNTIHPGIRIGVGDQTLPFSEWFTLGGIDSFFGLQEMQVRGNKLYRGSLEYRYRMPVSSLFDLNFYTRYDIAAFSREVLYEISRKDFFHGVGIGVGVTTPAGPLKLGYGETSRGDDAFYFYFGWDF from the coding sequence GTGGCCACTTTTATTGCTCAGACTGAACAGTACGAATCTCACGCATTTCCGGGGATCACCTACAGGAAGATCAAACGCCCGAAAATCGGACTCGCGCTTTCCGGCGGCGGAATGAAAGGAATTGCCCACGCCGGAGTATTGCATGCACTCCGGAAAAATGATATTCCCATTGATAATATCACCGGCACCAGCGCAGGGAGCATTATCGGTGGGTTGTACGCCCTCGGATATTCGGTGGAGGAAATCGACAGTATAGCCAAATCCATCGACTATGAAACCCTGTTTATCGATCAGACTCAACGCCGGAATTTGTTCATCAGCCAAAAGCAGCAGGCCAGCAAATACCTGATCGATGTCCGGTTTGATAGTTTGCGACCATATATACCTATCTCCATCACCCCCGGGCAGGGGATTGGCAGGGAACTGACATCGCTGTATATGCGATCACCGATGAATACTATCCGGAATTTCGACAATTACCGCGTCCGGTTCAGGGCGGTGGCGACTGCACTGGAAACGGGGAATCGGGTGGTGATTGGGCAGGGGGACTGGGTCCACGCAATAAGGGCGAGTATGTCAATCCCCATGGTGCTCGCGCCGGTGCGCTACCAGGGCCATCGGCTTATCGATGGAGGCGTCGCCGACAATATCCCGATTTCTCTTTCCAGAGATTTAGGGGCTGATATAGTTATCGCCGTGGATGTTCGGGCTAAATTATACGAACCAAAGGAGTTGAAAAACCTGCTTACGGTGGCAGATCAGGTTATCAATATACTGATGAACACCAGCAGGGATGAAGCGCTGGATGAAGCCGACATCGTGATCTCTCCGAACTTCCAGGGCGACGTTGAATCTGCCGATACTCTGTCCGCTGAATATATCAGACGCGGATACAAAGCGGGCGAGCAAGCGGCGAAGCAGATCAGACAGAAGATTCAGGAGGTCACTCGAACAGATACCAATAAGTTCACACTGGATCGGGTCAATATTATCGGGAACAGCCATCTGACTGATGGCAATGTCCTCGAGATTGCCCGGCTCAACCAGGTGACATTCCCGGTACGACTCACTGGCAGCCGGATTGACTCATCGGTCACATATCTCATTGGCTCAGCATACTTCACTAACGCGGTAGCCGTTGTAAAATCCCAGGGGGATCGGAATATTCTGGAACTCCAGGTAAAGGAAAACCCGGTTACTCAATCAGTGAATTTATCAGGCAACACGGTTTTTCCTGATTCAATTTTGAAGCGGCATCTAATGGCGATGGTTGGCGTGCCGTATAACCCTCAAATGCTCGAGGGGATGCTCACCAATCTGTTACACAGGTACCGGCGAGCGGGATATCCGCTGGCCAGGGTGGATAGCGTCCGTTGGAAGCCGGAGAACGGCGTTATATCCATACAGGTATCGGAAGGGCAGGTCAATGCTATCCGGGTGGAAGGTAACCGAATTTCTCAGCGGTTTGTGGTGACCAGAGAAGTGAATTTCAATCCAGGCGATCCGGTGCGGAACGATAGGGTTAATCGATCAATTACGAATATTTATAGCACAGAATTGTTTGATTATGCCGGCGTGGAGTTTATTCCGGCCCCGGAAAGCGATGGATGGGATGTTGTTTTTCACGTGTTGGAAAAACGATACCTGAGTACAAAATTCGGATATAAAGTCAATAATCAGCGGGGCAATGCCGGAATTATAACTTTAGAGCACCAAAACTTTCGTGGACGAGGAGTGCGGGTATCAACCGAATTGAAGATGGGGACAGAGGAATTCTATGCCCATGGACATTATTCATCCAACCGGCTATTCAAGTCGTATATCACCTATAATTTTGCGGTCGGATACGAATGGGACTGGCATCGGATTTACGAAGAGGAAAGCGACTTCCAGATAAGTAATTTTACCATCGACCGGAGTTTCGTTTCCTATTCACTAGGTCACCAGATTGCCCGGCTCGGACTCGTCGATTTTACAGGGAAGGCGCAACGGGTCATAATTGGCGGTCCCGCATCGCTGGGAGATCGATACAATTCGGATTACACTCTGGTGAGTCTTGCTGCGAGTTCAGTGATCGACACAAAAGACCGGACAGTCTTTGCCCAGACGGGGAATTATCAGATGGTATCCTATGAAACGGCTTCCAAAACCATCGCCGGAGATCGGGGATTCAGCAGGTTCGAACTGCAGACGGATTGGTACTTTACCTTCCTGGAAAGGAATACCATTCACCCAGGTATTCGGATTGGGGTAGGTGATCAGACGTTGCCATTTTCGGAGTGGTTTACGCTTGGCGGTATCGATTCATTCTTTGGATTGCAGGAAATGCAGGTTCGGGGAAATAAGCTCTATCGGGGAAGCCTGGAATACCGATATCGTATGCCGGTCAGTTCACTGTTCGACCTGAATTTTTATACCCGCTACGATATAGCTGCCTTCTCCAGGGAAGTCCTGTACGAAATTAGCCGGAAGGATTTTTTCCACGGGGTGGGAATCGGTGTTGGCGTCACAACTCCGGCCGGTCCGCTGAAACTCGGCTACGGGGAAACCTCGCGCGGAGACGATGCATTCTATTTCTATTTCGGATGGGATTTTTAA
- a CDS encoding dipeptide epimerase — MEVSAAIYELIPTHRFGISRETSEFYNTLLVKITHNGITGYGEAFPSARYEQSAEKNLRVLQQIDFPEFSDLCDIFQPWILHEWLTDICEGVDSLISAMTSAYYDVFGQIFDTPVTSLAGSAGLEWPLSSFTIGIDNLETIRTKVAEAESYPLLKVKLGSDNDEQIMANVREMTDKLVRVDANEGWNKEEALEKIEWLETLNVEFVEQPLPAGNPDDVQWLREQSPLPIIADEDCRHIDDLPEILPAYDGINIKLVKCGGITAALRMCHTAKTFGKSVMLGCMVESSAGIAPAAAIGGFADYLDLDGNLLLSNDPFTGPRAKNGSFSELTAPGLGVTEQQYIAWETLYKS, encoded by the coding sequence ATGGAAGTATCCGCCGCCATATACGAACTCATTCCAACACACCGATTCGGTATCAGCCGGGAGACCTCCGAGTTCTATAACACTTTACTTGTTAAAATTACGCATAACGGTATCACCGGTTACGGTGAAGCGTTTCCGTCGGCGCGATACGAACAATCGGCGGAAAAGAACCTTCGTGTACTCCAGCAGATTGATTTTCCGGAATTTTCTGATCTTTGCGACATCTTCCAACCCTGGATATTACATGAATGGCTGACTGACATCTGTGAAGGCGTTGACTCACTGATATCTGCTATGACTTCTGCGTATTATGATGTCTTCGGACAGATATTCGATACACCGGTAACATCTTTGGCAGGGAGCGCCGGGTTGGAGTGGCCGCTCTCGTCCTTTACCATCGGCATCGACAACCTGGAGACTATCCGAACAAAGGTCGCCGAAGCAGAATCGTATCCGTTGTTGAAAGTCAAACTGGGCTCAGACAACGATGAACAGATAATGGCCAATGTCAGAGAGATGACCGATAAACTGGTGCGGGTGGATGCCAACGAGGGCTGGAACAAGGAAGAGGCGCTCGAGAAAATCGAGTGGCTCGAGACACTGAACGTAGAATTCGTGGAGCAGCCGCTGCCGGCCGGGAATCCCGATGACGTCCAATGGCTGCGGGAGCAATCGCCACTGCCCATTATCGCAGACGAGGACTGCCGTCATATCGATGACTTGCCGGAAATTTTACCGGCTTATGATGGTATCAATATCAAACTGGTCAAATGTGGCGGTATCACCGCGGCATTGCGAATGTGCCACACCGCAAAGACATTCGGTAAATCGGTAATGCTTGGCTGCATGGTGGAAAGTTCGGCAGGAATTGCTCCCGCCGCTGCCATCGGAGGGTTTGCAGATTATCTGGACCTGGACGGAAACCTGTTACTATCCAATGATCCATTTACAGGCCCGCGCGCCAAAAACGGGTCGTTCTCTGAACTGACCGCACCTGGATTGGGAGTCACAGAGCAACAATACATCGCATGGGAGACCCTCTATAAATCATGA
- a CDS encoding sulfatase-like hydrolase/transferase — protein MSQTPQHIVLMIADSLRYDSVWNEGDPALPWLNENSTTYHQAYSAGCWTLPSTASMFTGLDPHEHGATTRSRGVNQSVQTLAESLGDKGYKTVQLTANPVTTHIFGLDRGFDKIERVWRSMNPGTIPLANILVLLGKRRIRDKFLKGDFITGKMTEDIQAGQSWVHSFCQSQFQRAHEILKAATAKGQKVFLFINLMETHFPYHVSNKFQVMSRGILDKFRELKSMFHMVNQSWLANDKVYIEPRMLNLLRSRQKTSWRKFSYAIDSFSESIRDTYPDSLYIFTSDHGDNFGDEGWRYHFSNVTEAGNRVPLFVAGPEVPAGEETTTPTSIRLLKQFIVNAAETGIQPERLEPQFYDALPLLESFWYDKNGKTLSKFQSDQFGFIYDGHRYTKNGDGWHLYKLGAEDSAVIDAIPYDADPVYDLDMDKSQQNFLREKYESFRKFSRSIS, from the coding sequence ATGAGCCAGACTCCACAACATATCGTTTTAATGATCGCCGACAGCCTGCGCTACGACAGCGTTTGGAACGAGGGTGATCCGGCCCTACCCTGGCTAAATGAGAATAGTACGACTTATCACCAGGCGTATTCGGCCGGGTGCTGGACACTACCCTCCACAGCGTCGATGTTTACTGGTTTGGACCCGCATGAGCACGGCGCTACAACCCGGTCCCGCGGGGTGAATCAGTCGGTACAGACGTTAGCGGAATCGTTGGGTGACAAGGGTTATAAAACCGTCCAGCTCACGGCGAACCCGGTGACCACGCACATCTTTGGCCTGGACCGTGGTTTTGATAAAATTGAACGGGTCTGGCGCTCGATGAATCCGGGAACGATACCTTTGGCGAACATTCTGGTTTTACTCGGCAAACGGCGTATCCGGGACAAATTCCTGAAGGGTGACTTTATCACCGGCAAAATGACAGAGGATATCCAGGCCGGCCAGTCATGGGTACACTCGTTTTGCCAATCCCAGTTCCAGCGGGCACATGAAATTCTGAAAGCTGCCACGGCAAAGGGTCAAAAGGTCTTCCTGTTTATCAATCTGATGGAGACCCATTTTCCGTATCACGTGAGTAATAAATTCCAGGTAATGTCTCGCGGTATACTGGACAAGTTCCGGGAACTGAAGAGTATGTTCCATATGGTGAATCAGTCCTGGCTTGCGAATGACAAGGTGTACATCGAGCCCCGGATGCTGAACCTGCTCCGGAGCCGGCAAAAAACCTCCTGGCGGAAGTTCTCGTACGCCATCGATTCCTTTTCCGAGTCGATACGAGATACCTACCCCGACTCGCTCTACATCTTCACCTCGGACCACGGGGATAATTTCGGCGATGAGGGCTGGCGCTACCATTTCAGTAACGTTACCGAAGCCGGGAACCGTGTTCCCCTGTTCGTTGCCGGGCCGGAAGTCCCTGCTGGCGAAGAAACCACAACGCCGACCTCCATCAGGCTCCTGAAGCAGTTTATCGTGAATGCCGCAGAAACCGGAATTCAGCCAGAACGCCTGGAACCTCAATTCTACGATGCCCTTCCCTTGCTGGAGAGTTTCTGGTATGACAAGAACGGGAAAACGCTCTCAAAATTTCAATCAGATCAGTTCGGGTTTATCTATGACGGTCACCGATACACGAAAAATGGCGACGGCTGGCATCTGTATAAACTCGGTGCCGAAGACAGCGCAGTCATTGACGCCATCCCATACGATGCCGATCCGGTCTATGACCTGGATATGGATAAGTCACAGCAAAATTTTCTACGGGAGAAGTACGAAAGCTTCAGGAAATTCAGCCGGTCAATTTCCTGA
- a CDS encoding acyl-CoA dehydrogenase family protein: MAKFQGVDYFKMDDHFSEEELMIRDMVRDFVDNEVIPVIEEHHREATFPMEVGGQMGELGLFGSNLPEKYGCPNLNNVAYGLIMQELERGDSGVRSFASVQGALVMYPIYEFGSEEQRQRWLPKLASGELIGCFGLTEPDYGSNPGGMKTKAVKDGDSYILNGTKMWITNGTISDVAIVWAKLDGVVRGFIVPTDAEGFSAPEMKGKFSLRASITSELIMEDVRIPAENILPEVEGLRGPLSCLTQARYGIAWGAVGSAMATYETALNYAKERIQFDKPIASFQLIQDKLVTMVTEITKGQMLVYHLGRNKDEDKMRHQMVSMAKMNNVSMALDTARTAREILGANGILDEYPVIRHMMNLESVYTYEGTHDIHRLIIGADITGIEAFV, from the coding sequence ATGGCTAAATTTCAGGGTGTGGATTATTTCAAAATGGACGACCATTTCTCGGAAGAGGAACTCATGATCCGGGACATGGTCCGGGACTTTGTTGATAATGAAGTCATCCCTGTCATCGAAGAACATCACCGGGAAGCAACTTTCCCTATGGAAGTCGGAGGTCAGATGGGGGAGTTGGGGCTGTTTGGCTCCAATCTGCCGGAGAAATACGGTTGTCCGAATCTGAATAATGTGGCGTACGGTCTCATCATGCAGGAGCTGGAGCGCGGGGACAGCGGAGTCCGGAGCTTTGCCTCGGTACAAGGTGCGCTGGTGATGTATCCGATCTATGAATTTGGCAGCGAGGAACAGCGGCAAAGATGGCTCCCGAAACTAGCCTCCGGAGAGCTCATCGGTTGCTTCGGCCTGACTGAGCCGGATTACGGCTCGAATCCCGGAGGAATGAAGACAAAAGCAGTCAAAGATGGAGACTCCTACATCCTGAACGGGACCAAGATGTGGATCACCAACGGAACTATCTCGGATGTAGCCATCGTCTGGGCGAAGCTGGACGGCGTCGTGCGTGGTTTTATCGTCCCCACAGATGCTGAAGGCTTCTCTGCGCCAGAGATGAAGGGGAAGTTCTCGCTCCGGGCGTCGATCACCTCGGAACTGATAATGGAGGATGTGCGGATTCCCGCCGAAAATATTCTGCCGGAAGTAGAAGGATTACGCGGACCGTTGAGCTGTCTGACCCAGGCACGGTACGGTATCGCCTGGGGAGCAGTCGGATCGGCGATGGCAACGTATGAAACGGCGCTCAATTACGCAAAGGAACGAATCCAGTTCGACAAGCCGATTGCCTCCTTTCAGCTGATTCAGGATAAACTCGTCACGATGGTGACGGAGATCACCAAGGGACAAATGTTGGTGTATCATCTTGGGAGGAATAAAGATGAGGATAAGATGCGCCATCAGATGGTCAGCATGGCCAAGATGAATAACGTCAGTATGGCGCTGGATACAGCGCGTACGGCACGGGAGATTCTTGGCGCAAACGGCATCCTGGACGAGTACCCGGTAATCCGGCATATGATGAATCTCGAGTCGGTCTATACCTATGAAGGGACCCACGACATCCACCGGCTGATCATCGGAGCCGACATCACCGGGATAGAGGCGTTTGTGTAA